The Nitriliruptor alkaliphilus DSM 45188 genome includes a region encoding these proteins:
- the ptsP gene encoding phosphoenolpyruvate--protein phosphotransferase gives MSVGIVVVSHSAALAAAAGELAREMAGEDLRLALAGGVDDPDAPLGTDAVRVLAAIEEVDGDDGVLVLMDLGSAVLSAEMAVDLLPLGRADRVLLCDAPLVEGLVAAAVQATAGADLAGVAAEARAGLVGKAAHLGVASPATPTSRGAAAQGADGERDADDATTSLPVTGALGLHARPAARIVETVSRFSAVVTLEHADPDRAGVPVPATSLAGITTLGARRGDALLARARGEDADAVLAALRALADDRFGDPADASEQVLASPADDAENGSSGDPTVDGSLHGLAASPGLAVGPVHRLDGPDLPTVPARRVDDTAPERRRLDAALTAAATTISRSRDELTRRAGGDAGEMLTAHLLLLEDPLLLDPATAAITEDRLDAASAWHRAVTALADTYAGLEDPYLAERAADVRAVGAEVLTRLLGIDAALPPPHGVLVAHDLAPADAARIDPDRVDAIVTAVGSPTSHAALIARSLGIPTVVAAGPAATRLTDGTQVIVDGTRGLIHVDPDPDELAGARSTIADQRADAEVARREAADPATTRDGTHIEVVANIGVAGDAARAYAAGADGVGLLRSELLFLDRAAAPDEDEQVEVYGQACRALAGRPVVLRTLDVGGDKPLPYLELPEELNPFLGTRGLRLGLERPALLTTQLRAALRVAAEHPLRVMLPMVSTVAEIHAARRLLEEARTQLRADGLTVADDLQLGAMVEVPALALLADDVVAEVDFLSIGTNDLTQYVMAAERGNSAVAHLADPLHPAILGLVRTVCDAGARAGVPVAVCGDLASDPAAVQVLVGLGVRELSVPPPAVPAVKRAVRAVDLEEAREVADRALAAGSAPAVRRVLMDGPLDRVGA, from the coding sequence ATGTCGGTCGGGATCGTGGTCGTGTCGCACAGCGCCGCGCTCGCGGCTGCGGCGGGTGAGCTGGCGCGTGAGATGGCGGGCGAGGATCTGCGGCTCGCGCTGGCCGGTGGGGTCGACGATCCCGACGCACCGCTCGGCACCGACGCGGTCCGGGTGCTCGCGGCCATCGAGGAGGTCGACGGGGACGACGGGGTGCTCGTCCTCATGGACCTCGGCAGCGCGGTCCTCTCGGCGGAGATGGCCGTCGATCTCCTGCCCCTGGGGCGGGCTGACCGCGTGCTGCTGTGCGACGCCCCCCTCGTGGAGGGCCTGGTGGCGGCGGCGGTGCAGGCGACGGCCGGCGCCGACCTCGCGGGGGTCGCTGCCGAGGCACGCGCCGGACTGGTCGGGAAGGCCGCCCACCTCGGGGTCGCGTCACCGGCGACGCCGACCTCCAGGGGCGCTGCCGCCCAGGGCGCAGACGGCGAACGGGATGCGGACGACGCCACCACCTCCCTCCCCGTCACCGGCGCCCTCGGTCTGCACGCGCGTCCCGCCGCCCGGATCGTCGAGACCGTGTCGCGATTCTCAGCCGTCGTGACCCTCGAGCACGCCGATCCCGACCGGGCGGGGGTGCCCGTCCCCGCCACCAGCCTCGCGGGCATCACCACGCTCGGCGCCCGTCGGGGCGACGCGCTGCTGGCCCGGGCCCGCGGTGAGGACGCGGACGCGGTGCTCGCGGCGCTGCGGGCCCTGGCCGACGACCGCTTCGGCGACCCGGCCGACGCGTCCGAGCAGGTGCTGGCGTCGCCGGCCGACGACGCGGAGAACGGCTCGAGCGGCGACCCGACCGTGGACGGATCGCTGCACGGTCTGGCGGCTTCCCCCGGGCTGGCCGTCGGTCCCGTCCACCGTCTCGACGGACCGGACCTGCCGACCGTGCCAGCGCGCCGGGTGGATGACACCGCCCCCGAACGCCGCCGCCTCGACGCCGCGCTCACGGCGGCAGCGACGACGATCAGCCGCTCCCGCGACGAGCTGACCCGGAGGGCGGGCGGGGACGCCGGCGAGATGCTCACCGCGCACCTGCTGCTGCTCGAGGACCCGCTCCTGCTCGACCCCGCCACGGCAGCGATCACCGAGGACCGCCTCGACGCGGCGTCGGCGTGGCACCGCGCCGTGACCGCGCTGGCCGACACCTACGCGGGGCTAGAGGACCCCTACCTCGCCGAACGGGCCGCCGACGTCCGGGCGGTCGGTGCCGAGGTGCTGACGCGACTGCTCGGGATCGACGCGGCGCTCCCCCCACCGCACGGCGTCCTGGTCGCCCACGATCTCGCACCCGCGGACGCGGCACGCATCGACCCCGATCGCGTGGATGCGATCGTCACCGCGGTCGGTAGCCCGACGTCCCACGCCGCGCTGATCGCCCGGTCGCTCGGCATCCCGACCGTGGTGGCAGCCGGGCCAGCCGCCACCCGGCTGACCGACGGGACGCAGGTGATCGTCGACGGTACGCGGGGGCTGATCCACGTCGACCCCGATCCGGACGAGCTCGCCGGAGCTCGCAGCACCATCGCGGACCAGCGGGCCGACGCCGAGGTGGCTCGCCGGGAGGCCGCCGACCCCGCGACGACCCGCGATGGGACCCACATCGAGGTGGTCGCGAACATCGGCGTCGCCGGTGACGCCGCGCGGGCGTACGCGGCGGGCGCCGACGGTGTCGGACTCCTGCGCAGCGAACTGCTGTTCCTCGACCGCGCCGCGGCACCCGACGAGGACGAGCAGGTCGAGGTCTACGGCCAGGCCTGCCGGGCCCTCGCGGGGCGACCGGTGGTCCTGCGCACCCTCGACGTCGGTGGCGACAAGCCGTTGCCCTACCTCGAGCTACCCGAGGAGCTCAACCCCTTCCTCGGTACGCGCGGGCTGCGGCTCGGGCTCGAGCGGCCGGCGCTGCTCACCACCCAGCTGCGTGCGGCGCTGCGGGTCGCCGCCGAGCACCCGCTGCGGGTGATGCTGCCGATGGTCTCGACCGTGGCCGAGATCCACGCGGCGCGGCGTCTGCTGGAGGAGGCGCGCACCCAGCTGCGGGCGGACGGGCTGACGGTCGCCGACGACCTGCAGCTCGGCGCGATGGTCGAGGTCCCGGCGCTCGCGCTCCTGGCCGATGACGTGGTGGCCGAGGTCGACTTCCTGTCGATCGGCACCAACGACCTGACCCAGTACGTCATGGCCGCTGAACGGGGCAACAGCGCCGTCGCCCACCTGGCCGACCCGCTGCACCCGGCCATCCTCGGGCTCGTGCGAACGGTGTGCGACGCAGGGGCTCGAGCCGGCGTTCCGGTCGCCGTCTGCGGCGACCTCGCCAGCGATCCGGCCGCTGTCCAGGTGCTGGTGGGCCTCGGCGTACGTGAGCTGAGCGTCCCCCCGCCGGCGGTGCCGGCGGTCAAGCGTGCCGTGCGCGCGGTCGACCTGGAGGAGGCCCGTGAGGTGGCCGACCGCGCCCTGGCCGCGGGGTCGGCCCCGGCGGTCCGTCGCGTGCTGATGGACGGCCCGCTCGATCGCGTCGGCGCCTGA
- the rsfS gene encoding ribosome silencing factor — protein sequence MPATDEAVALAVTAADAADDRKATDLAILEVADILAVVDLFLLATAASDRQLKAVADRIEERLHEDHGREVLRREGTPGSGWMLLDFGDLVCQLFAEEQRDYYALDRLWADVPRRDVLTGERSAAPEPGAGSAREADVEGGRVPNPFDVELTGEDDDDLQADAEVADLAAELDDLDTDLADDLHADGEAGAAGDR from the coding sequence GTGCCCGCCACCGATGAGGCCGTCGCGCTCGCCGTCACCGCGGCGGACGCCGCCGACGACCGCAAGGCGACCGACCTCGCCATCCTCGAGGTCGCCGACATCCTCGCGGTCGTCGATCTGTTCCTGCTCGCCACCGCCGCCTCGGACCGCCAGCTCAAGGCGGTGGCCGACCGCATCGAGGAGCGGCTCCACGAGGACCACGGCCGCGAGGTCCTACGGCGCGAGGGCACGCCCGGCTCGGGCTGGATGCTGCTCGACTTCGGCGACCTGGTCTGCCAGCTGTTCGCCGAGGAGCAGCGCGACTACTACGCGCTCGACCGCCTGTGGGCCGACGTGCCGCGCCGTGACGTGCTGACGGGGGAGCGCAGCGCCGCGCCGGAGCCCGGTGCGGGGTCCGCGCGCGAAGCCGACGTGGAAGGTGGCCGCGTCCCGAACCCCTTCGACGTCGAGCTGACCGGGGAGGACGACGACGACCTCCAAGCCGACGCCGAGGTGGCCGACCTCGCCGCGGAGCTCGACGACCTCGATACCGACCTCGCAGACGACCTGCACGCCGACGGCGAGGCGGGGGCCGCGGGGGACCGGTGA
- a CDS encoding Dabb family protein: MIRHLVFFTARDPADLPTMRATFATLAAIPGVRGFEVGVNTRSDERTDDEPDLVVHAVLDDADALAAYKAHPIYQRSIAVVRPLRELRVAVDYEVDAPAPPPPTPPPPAS; this comes from the coding sequence GTGATCCGCCACCTGGTGTTCTTCACCGCCCGCGACCCCGCCGACCTGCCGACGATGCGCGCGACCTTCGCCACGCTGGCCGCCATCCCGGGTGTGCGCGGCTTCGAGGTGGGCGTCAACACCCGCAGCGACGAGCGCACCGACGACGAACCCGACCTCGTCGTCCACGCCGTGCTCGACGACGCGGACGCGCTGGCGGCCTACAAGGCGCACCCGATCTACCAGCGCTCGATCGCGGTGGTCCGCCCCCTCCGAGAGCTGCGGGTCGCGGTCGACTACGAGGTGGACGCCCCCGCGCCACCACCGCCGACACCGCCGCCACCGGCGTCGTAG
- the dhaL gene encoding dihydroxyacetone kinase subunit DhaL, with product MVTLRPATEITDDRAAQVVTTDDLVAWFRRFAEVVEGRADELSSLDAAIGDADHGTNLRRGARAVLLALDAERPSDVAGFGRTVAMQLISAVGGASGPLYGSFFLALGTSGGTQGALSPTGFAAAVRAGVDGVAARGKASAGDKTMLDALLPAVSALEEATASGAPLRTALQAAVDAAETGMLATIPMVARKGRASYLGERSAGHQDPGATSSSLLVRAAAQTLDVTDRGA from the coding sequence ATGGTGACGCTGCGACCTGCCACCGAGATCACCGACGATCGCGCGGCGCAGGTGGTCACCACCGACGACCTGGTCGCCTGGTTCCGCCGCTTCGCCGAGGTCGTCGAGGGACGCGCGGACGAGCTCAGCTCGCTCGACGCGGCGATCGGTGACGCTGACCACGGCACCAACCTCCGCCGCGGCGCCCGAGCCGTGCTGCTGGCTCTGGACGCCGAACGCCCGTCGGACGTGGCCGGGTTCGGCCGCACGGTCGCGATGCAGCTCATCTCGGCCGTCGGGGGCGCGAGCGGCCCCCTCTACGGCAGCTTCTTCCTCGCCCTCGGGACCAGCGGTGGTACCCAGGGCGCGCTCTCCCCCACCGGGTTCGCCGCCGCCGTCCGTGCCGGCGTGGACGGGGTCGCGGCGCGGGGGAAGGCCTCGGCCGGGGACAAGACCATGCTCGACGCGCTGCTACCGGCGGTGTCGGCCCTCGAGGAGGCCACGGCGAGCGGGGCGCCGTTGCGCACCGCGCTGCAGGCGGCGGTGGACGCCGCGGAGACCGGGATGCTCGCGACCATCCCTATGGTCGCTCGCAAGGGTCGTGCCAGCTACCTCGGGGAGCGCAGCGCCGGGCACCAGGATCCGGGGGCGACCTCGTCGTCGCTGCTGGTGCGGGCTGCGGCGCAGACCCTCGACGTGACGGATCGGGGAGCCTGA
- a CDS encoding LCP family protein: MIGLLALIGLAVVIVAFNLVDRARDAVTGDPAVTAPDAATGDPQPVVTIVTVADGPDGPEAVSIALLASERDSGRGTILLVPTATITDVPGHGSFRLREAFDFGGGPLVGVSVDNLLGIRSDAVVTVTEDGWSTLLDRLGGVEVTLSAPLVDRDADGGGTTLLPAGTQRLDGAGLATLLTHRDDAESELAQLPRVQAALTAVLDRLLEAPDQLDALFADGAPELTVTGTVATGEADTEDVDAGLVRTVLAELATARADDQVTTLTLYVSPLGTGTEDAYRANAERVATLVDDHLAASKPDPGVAGGRSLQVLNGNGMPGVGALVAEVLQPAGYRVLLTGNADRFDHRITRILVYDEEPETLAAARDVRDRLGVGEIERSGTPQSVVDLTIVVGLDFPVGGAEASDEVPELDPGDLDDDG, from the coding sequence GTGATCGGCCTCCTCGCGCTGATCGGCCTGGCGGTGGTGATCGTGGCGTTCAACCTCGTGGACCGGGCCCGCGACGCGGTCACCGGCGACCCCGCGGTCACCGCACCCGACGCGGCCACGGGGGACCCGCAGCCGGTCGTGACGATCGTGACCGTCGCCGACGGCCCGGACGGTCCCGAGGCGGTGTCCATCGCGCTGCTGGCGAGCGAGCGCGACAGCGGTCGCGGCACCATCCTGCTCGTGCCCACGGCGACGATCACCGACGTCCCCGGGCACGGCTCGTTCCGCCTCCGGGAGGCGTTCGACTTCGGCGGCGGACCCCTGGTCGGCGTCAGCGTCGACAACCTCCTGGGAATCCGCAGCGACGCGGTCGTGACCGTCACCGAGGACGGGTGGAGCACCCTGCTCGACCGGCTCGGCGGCGTCGAGGTCACCCTGTCGGCACCGCTGGTCGACCGAGACGCCGACGGCGGCGGCACCACGCTGCTGCCCGCCGGGACCCAGCGCCTCGACGGCGCGGGCCTGGCCACGCTGCTGACCCACCGCGATGACGCCGAGTCCGAGCTCGCTCAGCTCCCGCGGGTGCAGGCCGCCCTGACGGCCGTGCTCGACCGGCTGCTCGAGGCACCCGATCAGCTCGACGCGCTGTTCGCCGACGGGGCGCCGGAGCTGACGGTGACCGGCACCGTCGCCACCGGCGAGGCCGACACCGAGGACGTCGACGCAGGGCTGGTGCGGACCGTGCTGGCCGAGCTCGCCACCGCCCGCGCCGACGACCAGGTCACGACGTTGACGCTGTACGTGTCACCGCTCGGGACCGGGACCGAGGACGCCTACCGGGCGAACGCCGAGCGCGTCGCCACGCTGGTCGACGACCACCTCGCCGCGTCGAAGCCGGACCCGGGGGTGGCCGGTGGCCGCTCGCTGCAGGTGCTCAACGGCAACGGGATGCCGGGGGTCGGAGCCCTCGTCGCCGAGGTGCTCCAGCCCGCCGGGTACCGGGTGCTGCTCACGGGGAACGCCGACCGGTTCGACCACCGGATCACCCGCATCCTGGTCTACGACGAGGAACCGGAGACGCTCGCCGCGGCGAGGGACGTCCGCGACCGGCTCGGTGTCGGCGAGATCGAACGCTCCGGCACCCCCCAGTCGGTCGTCGACCTGACCATCGTGGTGGGTCTCGACTTCCCCGTCGGCGGCGCCGAGGCCAGCGACGAGGTGCCTGAGCTCGACCCGGGCGACCTCGACGACGACGGCTGA
- a CDS encoding NAD(P)/FAD-dependent oxidoreductase encodes MPEPTPTTGPASRARVVVIGAGASGLTAARDLAATGHEVTVVDKGRAVGGRLASRRIGEADFDHGAQFVTTKHDDVRDVFDGWRRAGVLVPWFTGSPDAPARSDTARDGHPRFRGSPRMRSLAEHLAAPLPDVRTGLRVTEVRADPGGWLVSAVPVDRSDPVRLTATAVLCTAPVPQTLALLDAGGVELTEHAETALRPVTYDPTIALLAIPTGPTSLPNEGALRLADGPVSWLGDGLRKGTSSTPAVVVHASPDVSRDLWGASDEEIADHVLTAARPHLGVDASAVYVHRWRYATPTGPPPGGDDLALLDHAPAPIAFAGDAFAGGRVEGAVRSGRAAAHLLTSALAP; translated from the coding sequence GTGCCCGAGCCCACCCCGACGACCGGTCCCGCGAGTCGTGCCCGCGTGGTCGTGATCGGTGCCGGCGCGTCCGGCCTGACCGCGGCACGCGACCTCGCGGCCACCGGCCACGAGGTGACCGTCGTGGACAAGGGGCGCGCCGTCGGGGGTCGGCTCGCCTCGCGCCGCATCGGCGAGGCCGACTTCGACCACGGCGCCCAGTTCGTGACCACCAAGCACGACGACGTGCGGGACGTGTTCGACGGGTGGCGGCGGGCGGGTGTGCTCGTGCCGTGGTTCACCGGCTCCCCGGACGCGCCAGCACGGTCCGACACGGCCCGCGACGGGCACCCGCGCTTCCGCGGCAGCCCGCGGATGCGATCCCTCGCCGAACACCTCGCCGCGCCGCTGCCGGACGTGCGCACCGGCCTCCGCGTCACCGAGGTGCGTGCCGATCCAGGAGGGTGGCTCGTCAGCGCGGTACCCGTCGACCGCAGCGACCCGGTCCGCCTCACCGCGACCGCCGTGCTGTGCACGGCACCGGTCCCCCAGACCCTCGCGCTGCTCGACGCCGGCGGGGTCGAGCTGACCGAGCACGCCGAGACGGCGCTCCGACCCGTCACCTACGACCCGACCATCGCGCTGCTCGCGATCCCCACCGGCCCGACCTCGCTGCCGAACGAGGGGGCGTTGCGCCTCGCCGACGGACCGGTCAGCTGGCTCGGCGACGGGCTACGGAAGGGGACCTCATCGACCCCGGCCGTGGTCGTGCACGCCAGCCCCGATGTGAGCCGCGACCTGTGGGGGGCCTCGGACGAGGAGATCGCCGACCACGTGCTGACCGCAGCCCGCCCGCACCTCGGCGTCGATGCCTCCGCTGTGTACGTCCACCGCTGGCGCTACGCGACCCCGACCGGGCCACCACCCGGGGGCGACGACCTCGCGCTCCTCGACCACGCCCCGGCACCGATCGCGTTCGCCGGCGACGCGTTCGCGGGCGGCCGCGTCGAGGGCGCGGTCCGCTCCGGTCGCGCCGCGGCCCACCTGCTGACGTCCGCCCTCGCGCCGTGA
- a CDS encoding metalloprotease, translating into MRPGRTPRIRFETSGVLLPLLILLLVVHDAPSPLAAAAALLATLAVHEGGHAIAAIVLGGRPTVGLNPLGAHTLTPEIGYLSRPRRAVLVAAGPLVGLAAAGGVWLALHSGVLPLSAWPFAFWFAYAGLYINAFNLVPVPGLDGARLVELAINDSGYPRRRHAVTVLYAVTVAVAALYAISIEQWLLLGVVALLGTAGIRCRLASPEQRAVDVTVAGLVDDGEQLVRLATREADVGDALGQQLAATARASAAVIHARAGRLDEARSLLVTQGDEWSLERLAVDLLADPRAGAARLVRFVGDRTAGTVPPALLDRASTEQLLDLAVERAAKLDMNDHALVVSVLNAANWNHHASRAALALWHRGLGPDAALQLAIVRGALGDDHGAATWLLAARRAGGDVRTFATYATELDGARRDPRVARLLVGAPRASSAPVAPPA; encoded by the coding sequence GTGAGACCAGGACGTACGCCACGCATCCGGTTCGAGACCAGCGGTGTGTTGTTGCCGCTGCTCATCCTGCTCCTGGTCGTGCACGATGCCCCGAGTCCACTGGCGGCCGCCGCCGCGCTGCTCGCGACGCTGGCCGTCCACGAGGGCGGGCACGCGATCGCGGCCATCGTGCTCGGTGGCCGACCGACCGTCGGCCTCAACCCCCTCGGGGCGCACACCCTCACCCCCGAGATCGGCTACCTGTCCCGGCCACGCCGTGCGGTGCTCGTCGCCGCCGGACCGCTCGTCGGGCTCGCTGCGGCAGGGGGCGTGTGGCTCGCTCTCCACAGCGGGGTCCTGCCACTCAGCGCGTGGCCCTTCGCCTTCTGGTTCGCCTACGCCGGCCTCTACATCAACGCCTTCAACCTCGTCCCCGTGCCCGGGCTCGACGGTGCCAGGCTCGTGGAGCTCGCCATCAACGACAGCGGGTACCCGCGGCGGCGCCACGCCGTCACGGTGCTCTACGCCGTGACGGTCGCCGTCGCGGCCCTCTACGCGATCAGCATCGAGCAGTGGCTGCTGCTCGGCGTCGTCGCTCTCCTCGGTACCGCCGGCATCAGGTGTCGTCTGGCGAGCCCTGAGCAGCGGGCCGTCGACGTCACCGTGGCGGGCCTCGTCGACGACGGCGAGCAGCTCGTGCGTCTGGCCACGCGGGAGGCCGATGTCGGCGACGCCCTGGGTCAGCAGCTGGCGGCCACCGCACGCGCCAGCGCCGCCGTCATCCACGCCCGGGCGGGACGCCTCGACGAGGCACGTTCGCTCCTGGTCACCCAGGGTGACGAGTGGTCGCTGGAGCGGCTCGCGGTCGACCTGCTCGCCGACCCGCGGGCCGGCGCCGCACGTCTGGTGCGCTTCGTGGGGGACCGCACGGCGGGCACGGTCCCGCCGGCGCTGCTCGACCGGGCGAGCACCGAGCAGCTCCTCGACCTGGCGGTGGAACGGGCCGCGAAGCTGGACATGAACGATCACGCGCTGGTGGTCAGCGTGCTGAACGCGGCGAACTGGAACCACCACGCGTCGCGGGCGGCGCTCGCCCTGTGGCACCGCGGCCTCGGTCCCGATGCGGCGCTGCAGCTCGCGATCGTCCGCGGCGCCCTCGGTGACGACCACGGCGCGGCCACCTGGCTGCTCGCGGCGCGCCGGGCGGGCGGCGACGTGCGGACCTTCGCCACCTACGCGACGGAACTGGACGGTGCCCGCCGTGACCCACGTGTGGCGCGGCTCCTCGTCGGTGCGCCGCGCGCCAGCTCGGCCCCTGTGGCTCCTCCCGCCTGA
- a CDS encoding tryptophan 2,3-dioxygenase family protein, protein MDDAAGTGASGPEPNGADTTSTRPEREATYYRDYLGLDEILGAIRPVSRMADGKPAHDEHLFIVTHQAFELWFAQMLHELDAVLADLDRDPVPDTAMGQVVHRLERMVVIVPTLLSQFTVLETMTPLDFLDFRDELVPASGFQSAQFRLLENRLGLTASKRLKIQGAVYTSRLDARDAATVSEAEEGRSLRAVVDDWLARTPFVRLDGFDLWAAYGDAVRTMLDRDRRLIASNPSVDEVVRDQQLASFEQTEAAFATLLDRDRWDDLRAQGKRAFSHEAIRAALLIQLYRDQPALHLPFRLLVALVDLDTGMTAFRQAHARMVRRAIGARVGTGGTSGHAYLEAATSKHTVFGDLADLATFHLPRRELPALPEHVRQEMGFRYDAGGGGVGGGGAGASTS, encoded by the coding sequence ATGGACGACGCAGCCGGGACCGGAGCGAGTGGGCCCGAACCGAACGGCGCGGACACCACCTCGACGCGCCCCGAGCGCGAGGCGACCTACTACCGGGACTACCTCGGGCTCGACGAGATCCTCGGGGCGATCCGGCCGGTGAGCCGCATGGCGGACGGGAAGCCGGCCCACGACGAGCACCTGTTCATCGTGACCCACCAGGCCTTCGAGCTGTGGTTCGCCCAGATGCTGCACGAGCTCGACGCCGTGCTCGCGGACCTCGATCGCGATCCGGTCCCAGACACCGCGATGGGCCAGGTGGTGCACCGCCTCGAGCGGATGGTCGTGATCGTCCCGACGTTGCTCTCGCAGTTCACGGTGCTCGAGACGATGACGCCGCTCGACTTCCTCGACTTCCGGGACGAACTGGTCCCGGCATCCGGCTTCCAGTCGGCCCAGTTCCGGCTGCTGGAGAACCGGCTCGGCCTGACGGCGAGCAAGCGCCTGAAGATCCAGGGGGCGGTCTACACCTCGCGGCTGGACGCGAGGGACGCGGCGACGGTCAGCGAGGCGGAGGAGGGACGCTCCCTACGGGCCGTCGTCGACGACTGGCTGGCGCGCACGCCGTTCGTGCGGCTCGACGGGTTCGACCTGTGGGCGGCGTACGGTGACGCGGTCCGCACGATGCTGGACCGCGACCGACGTCTGATCGCCTCGAACCCGTCGGTCGACGAGGTCGTGCGCGACCAGCAGCTGGCCAGCTTCGAACAGACGGAGGCCGCGTTCGCGACGCTGTTGGACCGCGACCGCTGGGACGACCTGCGGGCCCAGGGCAAGCGGGCCTTCTCGCACGAAGCGATCCGGGCGGCACTGCTCATCCAGCTCTACCGCGACCAACCGGCGCTGCACCTGCCGTTTCGCCTGCTGGTGGCCCTCGTCGACCTCGACACGGGGATGACCGCCTTCCGGCAGGCACACGCCCGGATGGTGCGTCGCGCGATCGGGGCGCGCGTCGGGACCGGGGGGACGTCGGGCCACGCCTACCTCGAGGCGGCGACGAGCAAGCACACCGTCTTCGGCGACCTGGCCGACCTCGCGACCTTCCACCTGCCGCGGCGGGAGCTGCCGGCGCTGCCGGAGCACGTCCGCCAGGAGATGGGCTTCCGCTACGACGCCGGTGGCGGCGGTGTCGGCGGTGGTGGCGCGGGGGCGTCCACCTCGTAG
- a CDS encoding histidine phosphatase family protein, translating to MRRLVLVRHGESIWNAERRIQGQSCAGLSPRGHAQAAAAAVALAARHPDARLVTSDLQRTRETVAPLEAALGRRAAPDPRLRERSFGSWEQRLRAEVADRDVDRWQRWLAGEDVVGEVGGESAEALADRVEPVLRELLDTTPDGGVTIAVTHGGPVWQGVHRVTGVAPGTFGGVDNASFHDLLSYGEGGAVVLDRWNEVGHVPTHLRSGWTLGVSEAVLGAITAGSDAPPVGR from the coding sequence GTGAGGCGCCTGGTCCTCGTCCGGCACGGCGAATCCATCTGGAACGCCGAACGTCGCATCCAGGGGCAGTCGTGCGCCGGCCTGTCGCCGCGCGGCCACGCCCAGGCGGCGGCCGCCGCGGTCGCGTTGGCGGCGCGGCACCCGGATGCCCGCCTCGTGACCTCGGACCTGCAGCGGACCCGCGAGACGGTCGCGCCGCTCGAGGCCGCGCTCGGCCGGCGTGCGGCACCCGACCCGCGGCTGCGCGAACGTTCCTTCGGCAGCTGGGAGCAGCGCCTGCGCGCCGAGGTCGCCGACCGCGACGTGGACCGGTGGCAGCGCTGGCTCGCCGGCGAGGACGTGGTCGGCGAGGTCGGCGGCGAGTCCGCCGAAGCGCTCGCCGACCGGGTCGAGCCGGTGCTGCGCGAGCTGCTCGACACCACCCCGGACGGTGGTGTGACGATCGCGGTCACCCACGGGGGACCGGTCTGGCAGGGCGTCCACCGAGTCACCGGCGTCGCGCCGGGCACGTTCGGCGGCGTGGACAACGCCTCCTTCCACGACCTGCTGAGCTACGGCGAGGGTGGCGCGGTGGTCCTCGATCGCTGGAACGAGGTCGGCCACGTGCCCACCCACCTGCGCAGCGGCTGGACCCTCGGAGTGTCCGAGGCGGTCCTCGGCGCGATCACTGCCGGCTCGGACGCGCCACCCGTCGGACGCTGA
- the nadD gene encoding nicotinate-nucleotide adenylyltransferase, translating to MPRRLGLLGGTFDPPHLGHLVVAECARVELPLDEVRLLVAGEPWMKGAAPTSAADRVRLTEAAVAGDPHLRVDLREVHRAGPTVTADTLADLHAEEPDTDLFFLLGEDAAASLPSWKRVEEAFDLATFVVVTRPGHPAPPAATLPDRVIHLEVPQLEVSSTELRHRYAAGLGTRYLVPDAVEAAIVELGLYGTREVVR from the coding sequence ATGCCACGCCGTCTCGGCCTCCTCGGGGGCACCTTCGACCCGCCCCACCTCGGTCACCTCGTGGTGGCCGAGTGCGCACGCGTGGAGCTGCCCCTCGACGAGGTCCGCCTGCTGGTCGCCGGGGAACCGTGGATGAAGGGGGCCGCGCCGACCAGCGCCGCCGACCGGGTCCGCCTCACCGAGGCCGCGGTCGCAGGCGACCCCCACCTGCGCGTCGACCTCCGCGAGGTCCACCGGGCCGGGCCGACCGTCACCGCCGACACGCTCGCCGACCTGCACGCCGAGGAACCGGACACCGACCTGTTCTTCCTCCTCGGTGAGGACGCCGCCGCGTCCCTGCCGAGCTGGAAGCGCGTCGAGGAGGCCTTCGACCTGGCCACCTTCGTCGTGGTGACCCGTCCCGGGCACCCAGCGCCGCCCGCGGCGACGCTCCCGGACCGGGTGATCCACCTCGAGGTCCCGCAGCTGGAGGTGTCGTCGACCGAGCTGCGTCACCGGTACGCGGCCGGTCTCGGGACCCGCTACCTGGTGCCGGATGCGGTCGAGGCGGCCATCGTCGAGCTCGGGCTCTACGGCACCCGCGAGGTGGTGCGGTGA